DNA from Triplophysa dalaica isolate WHDGS20190420 chromosome 9, ASM1584641v1, whole genome shotgun sequence:
tttatttcaaataaatcaaatttatttcaCGCCACCATTACCAAGACCTCaggtaaatgtaaaaacaattaaataattttaaataataatatttaacattgGACATCTAAAtaagtgtttaaaataaaatacacaaataactATTCGCACAAgaatttattttaagacaaaatattttaatattaaaaacgtaaaaataataaaaataataaaatgttaagaactatatatatatttaaaactaaaacacacaagAGAGAAAGTTCAATTTTTAGAACCCAAAAAGGGCTTGAGAACTTACCATACGCGGTTAATTTGTTACTTCTTAGCGGTTAGAGCACTAAGTGCAGAATCTGAGCGTGAAACAGTGCAATTTGCttttgtaatataaatacacactcTAAGTGACACTTACATACTCCATCAGATAAATcatttgattgaaaataaataaaataaactccaAATATTGAAATACAAGCCTCCCAATTCAAAAATGCCCCTGAGAAGGATATAAAGGatttcttataaaaaaacatttactacaGTTATTGGTTTTAAAGGAGGAAGATTTCCCAGTAAGTTTCCCAGTCATTTTTTAACAGTACCGTGGGCTGTGGGATTATCAGACTGATGCTGTCTCCCTTCTGCAGATAGACCATTCTGTTGATTGTCACATATCCTTCTTCACCGCGTCTGACCTCACTCAGCTTCTTCATGGATTTCCCATTTCCTTCATTCCGGAGCAAAGTTACAGTCTCCTGTTTGGATTTGTCTGGGTGAGTGAAGGAGATCTGGGCATTGATGTAGTACAAGCCACtaacattcattttaagagCATCAATCTCCAGAGAGAGGGAGCTGTTCTCACATGAAGGACTGCATATCCAAGACTTAGAGTCTTCTGATGTGGGATGTGGGGAAAAAAAGATCATATAAATAACAGCctgaacacaaagaacacaTGAACAACTTACGAAAAGAGTTTATTTACTATTGATTCTTGCCTTGGTGAGTTATGAATGAAACATTACTATAGGTGGTAATATAATGATGTCATTAGTCAGATCGTTCGGTGTATTTGGTTACATTGTTTTGTTGCATCGATACATTTGAGAGcacaatttatttattgctCTTTATTCCATCTTTGTACCATCAAACTATCTTATTTCCATTTGAGGGGGCCTGAGCTGCCTTTCATCCCACATCTATCTTGCATTAAAACTCAGCAAGGTGAAGCGAGATCAGGCAAGGAGAGCCTTATAAAGGACATTTCCACTTCCCTCCGTATGCGCCGGGTCGCGCTGCGCCGCACAGCCTTACACACGTCTGTAATATTTCCACTGAT
Protein-coding regions in this window:
- the lta gene encoding lymphotoxin-alpha, whose amino-acid sequence is MTGSNHPRFRLLIGWCCLMSAAILIMIVFLGITKKQLNTSSDKETNNPSKEKQIGVQPGQSINHIRLIREDSKSWICSPSCENSSLSLEIDALKMNVSGLYYINAQISFTHPDKSKQETVTLLRNEGNGKSMKKLSEVRRGEEGYVTINRMVYLQKGDSISLIIPQPTVLLKNDWETYWEIFLL